The proteins below are encoded in one region of Garra rufa chromosome 12, GarRuf1.0, whole genome shotgun sequence:
- the sumo3a gene encoding small ubiquitin-related modifier 3-like, with protein sequence MSEDKPKEGVKTENDHINLKVAGQDGSVVQFKIKRHTPLSKLMKAYCERQGLSIRQIRFRFDGQPINETDTPAQLEMEDEDTIDVFQQQTGGSC encoded by the exons ATGTCCGAAGACAAGCCTAAG GAGGGAGTGAAAACAGAGAACGACCACATCAATCTGAAGGTGGCGGGACAGGATGGCTCAGTGGTCCAGTTCAAAATTAAAAGGCACACGCCACTCAGCAAATTAATGAAAGCGTACTGTGAGAGACAG GGTTTGTCGATAAGACAGATTAGATTTAGATTCGACGGGCAACCAATTAATGAGACAGACACACCGGCGCAG TTGGAGATGGAGGACGAGGACACGATTGACGTATTTCAGCAACAAACTGGTGGCTCCTGCTAA